From Fervidobacterium sp., the proteins below share one genomic window:
- a CDS encoding glutamate-5-semialdehyde dehydrogenase: MYNELAQKLLRLRDASVILSSINTKEKNKALKIIAEKIEKYRKEIILENSKDVEVAKVAGLRESLIDRLRLNDKRIDEMINACYTVASLKDPVGEVVDSYTREDGLRIYKVRVPLGVIAIIYESRPNVTVETTALALKSGNSILLKGGSDALNTNKFILKVIKEALKESFIPEYAVELVESTDRSVVDYIIKQNGLIDLVVPRGGKGLIDYVVKNSTVPVLETGAGVCHIFVDESADIEKSLRVVDNAKTQRPGTCNAVETILVHKNIASRFLPELKNLFDTKNVEIRGCEKTCQVINCIPATDQDWETEYLDLIVSVKVVESIDEAIEHIRKYSTSHSEAILTENYSNAMKFLNLVNSAAVYVNASTRFTDGGQFGMGAEIGISTQKLHARGPVGLRELTTTKFIIFGDYHVRG, from the coding sequence GTGTACAATGAATTGGCTCAAAAACTTCTTAGGTTAAGAGACGCTTCGGTAATTTTATCTTCAATAAACACAAAAGAAAAGAACAAAGCTTTGAAAATAATTGCCGAAAAGATCGAGAAATATCGGAAAGAGATAATCTTGGAAAATTCCAAAGATGTTGAAGTTGCAAAGGTAGCAGGCCTTCGTGAATCACTAATCGATAGACTTAGGTTAAATGATAAAAGGATAGACGAGATGATAAACGCATGTTATACTGTGGCAAGTTTAAAAGATCCTGTTGGCGAAGTTGTCGATTCTTACACAAGAGAAGATGGTTTGAGAATTTATAAGGTACGGGTACCATTAGGTGTCATAGCTATTATCTACGAATCAAGACCAAATGTTACAGTTGAAACTACTGCTCTTGCACTCAAATCTGGTAATAGCATACTATTAAAAGGTGGTTCTGATGCGTTGAACACTAATAAATTCATATTAAAAGTTATAAAAGAGGCGTTAAAAGAATCGTTTATTCCAGAATATGCTGTTGAACTTGTTGAATCAACAGATCGCAGTGTTGTTGACTACATTATTAAACAGAACGGATTAATAGATCTAGTTGTTCCACGCGGTGGGAAAGGACTGATAGATTATGTTGTCAAAAACTCAACTGTTCCAGTACTGGAAACGGGAGCTGGTGTATGTCACATATTTGTTGATGAAAGTGCGGATATTGAAAAATCTCTTAGAGTTGTCGACAATGCCAAAACTCAAAGACCAGGTACATGTAACGCTGTGGAAACTATTTTAGTTCATAAGAACATAGCTTCAAGATTTTTACCTGAATTAAAGAATCTGTTTGACACAAAAAACGTTGAAATCAGAGGTTGTGAAAAGACATGTCAGGTTATAAATTGCATTCCAGCAACGGACCAAGACTGGGAGACAGAGTATTTAGATTTAATTGTTTCGGTTAAAGTTGTTGAATCTATTGATGAGGCAATAGAACATATAAGAAAGTATTCCACAAGTCATTCAGAGGCTATCTTAACAGAAAATTACTCAAACGCCATGAAATTTCTAAATTTAGTAAACTCAGCAGCGGTCTATGTAAATGCCTCGACCAGGTTTACAGATGGTGGACAATTTGGGATGGGAGCAGAGATAGGTATAAGCACACAAAAATTACACGCAAGAGGACCGGTAGGGTTGAGAGAATTAACAACTACAAAATTCATTATTTTTGGTGACTATCATGTAAGGGGGTAA